Genomic DNA from Filimonas effusa:
GTTTCAAGCGCGATTTTCAGCAAACATTCAATATGGCGCCACGGCAGTGGTTGCAGGAGAAAAGATTATCAGAAGCCTGGTACCTCATAGAAAAGAAAAAGTTGAGGCCCTCGGCTATTTATCTTGACCTTGGATTTGAAAGCCTTTCTCACTTCACCCACTCTTTCAAAAAGAAATTTGGAAAAACACCTGCCGGGTAAATCGGATGGATGGAATGATATGCCGGTTAAACAGTTTTTTCTGAGGCTGTTTAACCGGCTTTTTTATGGGTCATTCGCGGCTGCAGTTTTGACGCCATGCGGTAGGTGTTTGCTTGAAATGAGCTTTGAAGTGTTCCCGGAAATTATCGACATCCCGGTAGCCTACCTGCCAAACTATTTCTTCGACCATTGTTCCGGGATTATGGAGTAACAGCTCTGCGGCCCATTCGAGGCACTGCAGGCGTACGAATTCGGCGGGAGGAATACCCAGTTCTTCGCGGCAATGTTGTTTGAAGGCAGAGATGCTTTGCAGGAAGTGGGCGGCCAACATTGCTACTGTAACAGGCTGGCCGGGGCGGTATGAGGGTATCGGAAAGGATCTTTTTTACATGGTGAATGGATACTATGAATGAGCGATGAATACGGCAAAAGTCGTCGCCCAACTTTTGTTCCATAGCGTTCAATGACATTAGGGATAAGAAGTTGCCATTGATGGTAAAGATGGTGGCATAGGAGTCGCCGGCTTCGACCATGATAAGTTCTTCGGCCTTGAGGCTGATAAATGTTCCTTTTTCGAGCGGGATAAAGAAATGCTGGTATTGATCCATAGCGCATATTTTTAGGATGGCTAAGGTGATTATGAACGTTTAATAGGGGACGGGGGATAGGGGTATATCTGGGGCAGGGGAGATGGGTGGAGGCGCCCTTACTGGCGGGTAGCCAATATGCCGGCGTTTTGTGAGGCAGGTAGCTTAGGTAGTAGCTGATTTGCTGAAGGTTATTTTTCATAATTTTTCATTTTTTTGTTTAGCCGGTTAAGTTCGCTAAGGAACTTTTGCAGGCATTCGTATTTAAACAGTATTTCGCTGTTTTCTTCGCCGGTTAAAACCTGCTCGCCATTATAAACGGCAGAGGTGTAAAATTCCCATAATACTTTTTTCCATTTTTTATGTGGATCGTTCAGGAAAAAAGAGTTGACGGTGCTTAACATCCGGTTAAGCACATCATCCGGTATTTGTCTGGCATCCATTTGTCAGATGTTTTTGAATTGATTAAATGCCTGGATGCTAGGTGTAGGTATTATGGGGTAATAAGTATATAGTTGGGCAGGCTTCTACGCGCTTTGAGGGGCTTATGACGCGTTGTGAAGAGGGTTGAGGTAGGCTATGTTTAACGGCGGATTGTCATGTTTTTCGATTTGTTCGCGCCATTTGGAGGTTTCGTGGAGATATATTGTTTTAGCCTGCTTCATGAGTTCATCTGTACGGGTGTACAGGATTTGTGCTGTTGCCGGAGGGATATGAAAGTCGTCGGTATAACGGGTATCGGAGTAGCTTCTTTTCAGGATGGAGAATAGTTCTTTTTCCTGTTCTGTGTTTTGAGGAAAGATGTTGTTGATGCATAGGCCGGCGTGTTCCATTAATGGGAGTAGCCGGGATAAATTGTGCGAATCAGGGCGGTAGCTGGTTAGTGCACGCAAAAGCGCTATGGCTGTTTGTTCAATAGCCTGATGGAGCAAGAAGCCTGTTGGGTTGGTTGCATTGTTTTGCAGATAAAAACCGGCACCTTTTAAATAGTCTTGTGCTCTTCTGAATATTGATTCCCAGATAAATTCCGCCGTTTGCAGACGGGTTTGTACTGAATTTTCTTTTGCTTTCAGAGCAATTGTTTCCCTGCTGTTGCCATATAGCTGGTAACCGCTTTTGTGTAATGTTACAAAGAACTGGTGGCCCTGCATAATTGCATCGGAAACAAAAGGCTCATGATGAACGATGCAGAATATGGATAAAGCCGGCGTATTATATGTAGTGACCGCCTGTATAATATCGTGGCTTGAACGCGCCTCCTGTTTCGCAGGTATTATCAGAAGATCGATGGCTGCTGATGAATAGAATTTATTACAACTATCCAGTGCGCTACATGACCAGTGATAATTGTTTTTAATGCGTGAGCCGTAACATATGATTTGGTCTACCGCAATAGCTGCAATAATCTTTTTTATGATGATCGTGAGTTCATTTTTTTGCTCAAAGCTGAGGTGTTCTAAAGTGGTACGCATATAATATTGTTGATGCCGGCCAGCTTACGATGGTGCGGGTTGGTTAACAAATAGTAGATGAATGCGTAAGAACTAACTGAGCACACGTACGATAAAAAAACAGACGTGGGTTAGTTCTTACATCTCCGAGGGCTACGACACCCTGACCACGAATAAGAACGCCCACGCCATAACATGAGCGATTTCTCTTATTTCTCGTGGCCTTGAAGGTCGTAGTTTCGGAGAACGAGAATAAAAGCAAACGCGCTTTGACTATATTTGAAAAAAGATAGAGACTAGGAGGTGTTAATGTAGTCTTTCATAGTTTTTTCTTTACAAGGATAAAGGTAGTAGTTTTTTGAATAGACTTCATTAGAGAGGAATATTTTTTTAATAAATCTTATGTTGCATGCGTAAGTTGAATGACAATGGTAGAAGGGCTTTAAAAGTTTTCGGAGAAAATATGAAAAAAGCGCGTGAAGCTAAAGGGCTGACAGCGCGTTATTTTGCTTCTACAGCAGATATTGCTTATAGCCAGGTTTGGAAATTAGAAAATGGATTGGTTGAGCCGGCGCTAACTACACTGGTTGCTATTTCTAAAACCTTGGAAACTTCTATTGATGAGTTAGTGTTTGGAGCAAGTGGGTAATTGTATATAACAAAGATCAGCTTTTTAGTTCTTTTTAGAAAAAGCACAATATGTATTGTGTCTTAAAACTTGATTCGTAATGACAAGTCTAGGATTGTATTTGGCAAGAAAGTCAGTTAGCAAATCTGAAGTGGCCCGTAAAACAGGTTTAAGTAAAGCCAGAATAAGTGAGTTAACCTTAAACCCTACTACTAAATTACAGGCGGAGGAATTATATAAGATAGCTTTAGCTATAGATGTTAATCCTTGTGAAATTTTAATGGAGCTGTTTAAAGATGTTAAGCTAATAGAATAAGAACGCCAATAAGCAACTGAATCGCACAATGTAATCACCAACTAATTAACAGTTAACTCTGCTTGATTTTTTAAATTGGCTAAGCATCAATAAATTCTCGATATATTGCTAGTCAAATAACCCAAAATAATTTTATGTCTGCAAGTGTCTGGATAAAATAAAATTCAAAAATGAACAAAACATCGTTTTAGACAAGAATTCGATTGTAGTATTTGTTGGACCAAATAATGGCGGAAAGAGTACTACGTTAAGAGAGTTAGCGTTGGGGCGAAACCTTCATCATCAAAGCAGATATGTGATTAACGACATTGAAGTTGGTATTACCGGTACTCACAACGAGGTCGTTGAAAAGATGCATAATAAACAAATTGGCAATACTTATTATATCATTAACAAAGATGACTACCAAAATCCAATTGGTTATGGGCAGAGCGATTTTCTTAAAAATTGAGAGCAGGCTTTGAAGGGCGATGACTACTCGTTCAGTAGTATATTTCGATTCTTTGTAAATGAGTTAAAAACAAAGGATCGGCTTAAATTAGTTGAGCCGGCAATCAATATTGACACTTTTGAACGGCCCTGCCATGATCCAATACATATTATTAAAGCAGATGGAAAGTAAGCCTCCGTCCAAGTACATCTTTTGGATCTGATTTATTTATGGTATCTGTGCGGTAATAGTTCGTGTACCCTGTTGACGGGGTGATCAGCTATTTTTTTAAGGACATCTCTTAACCATTCATATGGCTCAATGCCGTGCATTTTGCAGGTGCCCAACAGCGAGTATAGCATCGCGCTTCTTTTAGCGGCTTCGTGGCTGCCGGCGAACAAATAATTCTTTCTGCCCAGAGCAATGGGGCGGATACTGTTCTCAACAGGATTATTATCGATGTTTAGTTTGCCATCATTAACATAGGCAGACAGTCTTTCCCAGCGCTGCAGGCTGTAAGCTATGGCTTTACCGATAGCACTTTGCGGCAGAACTTGTATATATTGCTGTTGAAGCCATAATCCCATATTCTTCAGGATAGGAACAGCCTTAATCCTGCGCACTTCCTTTACTTCGGCAAAGTTCAGTTGCTGTTCTTTGCAGATACGCTCAATGATATACAATTTCTGGATCTCTTCCATAGCATGGGACGCACGGGCTTCATCATTATCTAATGCGTCATTGAACATGCGTCGGGCATGAGCCATGCAGTGGATCAGGGTAATATCCTGTCTCCTGGCAAAAATCTCATACCCAACATACCCATCGGTCTGAAGATATCCTTTAAAATCTTTCAGTATATCCACCGGACCTTCTCTTCCACGGCCTTCCTGGTAATCGAACAATACTGTTTTATCGATACTGTTCTGGTACACCCAGTAGTAGCCGCGGTGAGTTTCGCCCTTCTTATCCTTGTCCATTACTTTGATTGGCGTCTCGTCGGCATGCAGGTAGTTGCTTTGTAACACTTCCGTTTTTAATGCCTCAAATAATGGCGTTATAAGCTGGCTGGCGCCACTTACCCAGTCGGTTAACGTAGAATAAGCCAGCTTAACGCCAGTTCTTTCAAAACGCTGCATCTGCCTGTGCAGTGGCAAGTGATCTATATACTTGTCAATAATTATCTGTGCTAAGAGTCCTTCGCCGGCCATTGCCTTATCTAATGGTCGTGAAGGTAACTGACCTATCAGAACTCCGCTACTATCCGGTTTTGCATATTTGACCCTTCTGTATTGTTTCACGTATAACTCTCCTGGTTCATACTCCAGGACTTCTGTTATCTCTTCCCCCATCTTTTTACAACCACTTGTATCGCAGGCGGGCTCGATCAGGATTTCTTCCCGGCGAAGACTTTCCGGCAGTTTCATGCGGCCAGGATGCTGCAGAGGTTTGGTTTCAACATTCACCGTATGCCGGGTATAGCTTATTTGTTTAGTTGCAGTGACAGCGGCTGAAGCAATAGCTTCAGCAGAAAGGTCTAAAGAGAGCTGAGGATGCGTTGTGTCGTCTGCTACAAAACGTTCGTGTTTAGAACCAAAGATCATTTTTTGTAACTGGGCGAGTTGCTGAGACAGCTGAAGCACCTGCAATTGCAGGCTGGCATTGAGCGCCTGGCCTTGCTCGTAGAGTGCTTTATAATCTACTTCAGCTGTCATGGATACAAATATGTTACACTATCAGCTATGCCAATAATTTTATTTTCAACCGGCAGGAGCCCTTTGTTGATATCTTTTGCGGTAACGGATCGTTTGTAGAGAGATGCCTTGTAATATGAAGTGTAACTGGTCGACAGTCAGCACCATACTCTTTGCATCCAGGTCAAAGGCTGGCACCTCAAAAGCGCCTTGCTGTAATCGACGATAGAAGATCGTAAACCCGCCCTGTTCATAAACAAGTAATTTTAAATGGGTGCGCGGGCGGTTAATAAATATAAACGCATCGCCTTGTGTAACCTGCCTGCCCAGCTCATTGGTAATGATCCCGCACAATTGATTGAACCCTTTGCGCATATCGGTTTCTTTGCGGTACAGGTGATAAGACCGGTGGGTACCAAGTTGTAAAAGACTGCTCATGAGGCTAATTCTTTTAGGTAAGCCGGGCTAACAGGTTGATAAAGTTTTATGCCGTTTACCTCAGCAAATAAACCTGTCGCTGCAACGCTCAACTGGAGACGGGTAAATGAATCGCTGCCGGATTTACTCTCCTTTTCATAACGCTTCCGCCAGTTATGAAAACTTCCTTGAGGGATCGATCGTTCTGCGCAAAATGATTTTATGCTTAGGCCGCTCTGGTGATAAGCTTCTAATAAATTCAGGATGACAGACCTGCTCCTAAATTGCCGGCGGTTGGATGGTGATAATCCTTCCATGCTTTTGACAGCTAAGCTACACCGTCAAAATCTCCCGAAAAAGATGTACTTAGCCGGGGGCTTACGATGGAAAAAAGGAAGAATTATTTTCAGAGTATTTCCGAAATGCATTTGGCCAAGATGTTATCATAAATCATTCTGCAGGAGACAAAGTGCCTTTACATGTTGGCACCAGGCCTACGGTTACTGCTGAAAATGATAGAGTATCTTCTTTCTATCAACAAGAGCTTAGAAAACTTCCATATCTGCATGATCAAGGAGACGGAATGAAAACTTTTGCAGGTGTCTTTATGAGTTTATTCGCAGAAGAGTATAATATTAATATCATAGATGAGCCTGAGGCATTCCTCCATCCTCCCCAAGCTCTTTTATTGGGCCAAATGATGGGGCGAGAGCTTGATTCAGATAAACAGCTTTTTATTGCAACTGTAAGTCTGACTCATTACATGTTTTACTATCAAAGTAAAAAGGGTAGTGCAGAAGTAATAGGTAAGCTAGAGGTATTAACCAGGGGTTACCCGACATGTGGCTTTTTAATAATTATTTCCTTATGCTAACCTTATATCCATCGGTAATCAGATCTGCTTTTTGAAGGTCTACCATTTCCCAGGAGGGAGTGCCGAAAATATCCCATACTCTATACAATCTGTATTTGTTTTTGTTAGTTTCGTAGAACCTGTATTCTGATGATGATAGGAAAAATGTTTTCCCAAGTGGATGTTTCCTGTCCAAGGTAGTCGTTTTTACCTCAATGTAGATTTCCGTTCCATCTTGCTCGTAACTTAAAATATCGTATCCTTCATTGTCCGACTCAAGAGAAACATGACGAGGAGGTCGCTTTTCTGCATTTGACCACGCTGCTGTTTTGTTTCGCTCTATATCCATAATGTATTCTTCTCCTTTAAGGCCAATAAATGCCAGTCTTTCTGCTTTTTGGGCCCTTTGTTCTGGGGTGAGTGCATTCATTTTTCTTTTGGAGGGCATAAAATTGTTTACTTTTTCAGGTATAACCCCTAATAAAGGAATTACCAGGGCTACATAAAAGTCTATGCTTTCTAGATCGATATAGCCGAACGAATTGGGACATATTTTGATGGTCACAGAAGAATATGTTGGATCAATAGAAGCATTAGACAACCACTCTTCTGGGCTAACAACACTGTCTTTTATTTCAGCACGAAATCCTATTTCAAAGAGGTCATAATATCTTTTCCTTAATTTGTTGTCGTTATTTAGCGCCATAGATAAAAGGAAGCCAATTTTTTTCAATTCGGCTTCGTATTTAAGTCGCTTGTCTTTATCAAGACGAAAAGAAGAAGCTCTGCCAAAATAAAATCCCACATCCAAGCTGCCATTTAAACCGTCTATAACAAAGCTTATTTGTGCAGCATATTGCTTATTGTCAGAGCCTTTAAAGATTCCCGACCACACCCGCCTTAAGCCGCCACCACGCCCTACAGGATTTCCAGTCGAGTGTTCTGAGCGAAGTACACCAAAATCTTGTTCATACTTTTGCTTAAAAAAATCTGACATTACTTTTAGTCTTCGCCTCAATTCCAGTAGCTCATTAATTTCGTTTTTAGGAACTGAAGTATTTAAACCTTTGGTTGGATAATGCTCCTTAGATAATTTTTCGACAAGCGCAATATCCTTCTTTGTAATGTGGCTGATCATATATCAACTGGTCTGTTCACTGAAGATACGAAAACGAGCTTTATAAGCTTTCCAATACTATTATAGATTTCACATCATACTTATCTTAGATGCGAGAAATAGTTAACTCAAATTAAAGCATTGTGCCGAATCACAACGCTGCTTATTAAACGATAATAAAAAAAGAAAGGATTGATAAAACGAGATAAAGGAATTGTGTTGTGAGTTTGCACCGAATTGAATAAAAAAGCTGCCTGTCATTGGCGCGTTAAACAATAATTGGGAATAGGCTTAGGAATACGCAAAAAAAACTTCAAAAACAAAAAAGGTTGCAAACCTCTCGATTTACAACCTTTTAAGTGCCCAGAAAAGGATTCGAACCTTCACACCCTTGCGGGCGCTGCGACCTGAACACAGTGCGTCTACCAATTTCGCCATCTGGGCATCTCTGATTCTTTAAGAACTTCCCCATTTTCAAGCTGTTATGCTATCGTTTGGGGTTGCAAATATAGGATTATCTTTATTCCCGCCAAAAAAGATTCAACTTATTTTTCAAATTGACTTATTTTTTTTCTGATAGCCTTCTTAACAACTCATAACGATTCTCCTGCACCGCAGGTTTTAACCGGCTGTCTACATCAATATACATTACCATAGGTTTTTTAGATGTAGAAGGTAACCAGGTGGGTAATGTTGGCGCAGCAGGATTCCCGTTTTTTATGAATGCCTCAAAATAGGCCTGCATTGTCTTTGATACTTTATAGTCGTCTTCCGTCCATGCATACACTTTGTTGGTAGATAAGTTGCCCATGGCATATTCTATTTCCGCAGAATGTACTGCGCCTTTTGAAGCAGGTGCCGGCTTAGCCTTAGCTGTCTTCTGAATGCCGCCTGCAAGTCCTGGTGTAGCCCCGGCCATCTGCGGGGTCATCGCTGGCCTTGCTTTGGTATAGTAATAACGGAATACAGGATGTGCGCCGGTTTTCGAATGAACATCTATCCATTGCCAGGTGCTGAACGATATAAACCTGTCGCCCGCCAAATCGGTGGCAACCTGTTCTACTGCTTCATCAGTACCGGCTTTATAAACTTCCAGAATAGCAGCGGCATCGCTGCCATATAAACGCCGGACGGCTTTTTCGTAATTGGTTATAGTTGGTTTTTCATTACCCAGGATCATCCTGTAGTTCATCTCCTCATTATTCCAACCCGCTAATAACGGAATAGAGGCCTGATTACCTTTTGCATAGATATCTTTAGGACTCTCAGGAAAAAAATAACCATCTACCACAGATGAAAAGCGATATGCTCCGGAACGCGCAGCTGCCTGTAACAATGTATCTGCATTCATCTCGCGTAATGCCTGTAATGAACCGGCATGTACCAGTTGTGCAAATTGTTTTCCTGTTGTCTCTCCATTTTCAAGCGATACCGGTGGAAATGCACCCAATAGGGAGCCGCTTTCTCCTATAGCGCCAGCCAGCAGATCTTTGGAAAGGGGAGAGGCCATCTGGGCGCTTACAGAAATAGAGCCCGCCGATTCTCCTGCTATCGTAATTCGCTTTGGATCGCCGCCAAAAGACGCGATATTCTCATATACCCATTTGAGGGCGGCAGCCTGGTCGAGTAACCCATAATTGCCGGATGCATGGTAAGGGGCCTCCGCAGACAACTCAGGATGCGCCAGAAAGCCAAACACGCCCAGCCGGTAATTGACGGTAACCGTTACTATACCACGACGGGCCATACTTTCTCCATCGTAGCGCGGTTCCGATGCGTCACCCGCTATAAACCCGCCGCCATAAAAATAAACCAGCACCGGCAACGCCGCTTTAGACGGCGCTTGCGGCATCCAGATATTAAGATACAGGCAGTCTTCACTCATGCCGTTTGATCTTGAGTTCATATCTCCATAAACATTGGTCTGCATAGGCTTTGCTGCAAACTGGTAGGCCCTGCGAACACCCGCCCAGGAAGGTAATGGCTGTGGCGCCTTCCACCTGAGTGCGCCGATAGGTGGCGCTGCAAATGGAACGCCTTTGAAACTTGTGACGCCCTCGGCTTTAAGTCCTTCAAGCATGCCTTTAGCTGTCTTTACCTGTACCGGAATTCCCTGCGCAAAGCTGCTTATCATGAGGAGCAGGCAAACGAAAACGGCAAGCTGTTTCTGTATCATACAAAACGATTTAATGCGTATAGGTAAATTTACATATATAAAACTTACCTGCAACGCAACAAATCGAGCTGGTGCATTCAACCATTGGTAAATGCCGGATTTGTTTTGTTTGACTTTCCGCGACTGTAGCTACTGATAATAGGTGGATGGTATTCCGGTTTATCGGGAAGGGGTTAACGCATAAGCAAAACAGTACCCTTTTCCTCCTGCAGAGGCTGCCCTTCGAGTTGATAACGGCAAAGCCATACAAATGCACCTGGCGGCTGGATTTCGCCTTTAAATAGGCCATTCCAGCCTTTTCCGTCATATTCGCTGGTTTGATGTACTACCTGGCCCCACCGGTTATAGATCGTCAATGCATACTTTGCTATTCTTCCGAATACCAGGGGCTTAAAGTAATCGTTACGGCCATCCTGGTTGGGCGTAAATGCGGTTGGGGCATAAAATCCTTCTATACATTTCCGGAGACCTACCACCACCGTATCCTTCCCTACACACTCGTGTTCATCAGTAGCCTGAAGCCAGTATATGCCGGGTGTAGTAACTGTAAGACTGGCAGCAACAGACGCATCGCTCCAGGCATATTGCCGGAACCTGGTAACCGGACGAATAACAATGGTGCCATAGGAACACATGCTTGTATCCTTTGGGAGAAAACCGGAAGGCAACGGCAGCCACCTGTTGATGGAGCGTGTTTCGGTGGCTTCACAGCCGTGCTGATCTGTTACCTTCACCCAATAGTTACCCAGCGATGAAATAGTTGTCGCTGTGCCTGTGGAGCCATCGCTCCATAAGTAGCTGGTGTAGCCGTCCCTCGCTTTTAATACTTTCGAAGCTCCGGTACAGATGGTATTATCCGACCCTAAACCTGCCACGGGCTTTGCCAAAATGGCTTCGATGATCAGTGTATCACGGGATATACAGTCATTGGTATAAGTAGCCAGCACACTATAGCGGCCTGCGGCGTTCACTGTAATGGATGGCGTGGTTGCTCCTGTGCTCCAGAGATATCCCCGGAAGGAAGCGCCTGCATGAAGGGGCAAAGAGGTGCCCTCGCAAAGACTGGTATCATTGCCAAGCCTGATATCCGGTGAATACAATACTTTCACCTCTATTGTATCGTAGATAAAACAATCCGGGCGCTTTTGTGCAGTCAGCATATACTTTGTATCGATGACGGGATTTACCACTACATGCTGCATTGACTGTGAAAAGCTGTTACCGGCTGTACGCCAGTTGTAATTTATAAATCCATTGGGGGCATTGAGGTGAAGTGTGTCGTTGTTGCACTTCTGCCGGTCTGTGGCAGGTGTATAACCAAGGTTCGTTTCTGTTGTCACTATAATATCGTCGGTCGAAATATTGCCACAGCCATCTTTCACTGTAACACTGTATTTGCCGGGCGCTGTTACGGAGCGCAGAGAGTCCGTTGATCCGTTGTCCCATAGATAGGATGCATAGCCTTTTTTCGCGTTAAGCACGATTGTATTATTGGGGCAGAGCGCAACATCGGCGCCAAGGTTCACTTTTGCCGGTAGGTTTGTGGCTTCAATGACCAGTGAGTCTGTTAGTAAACCGCAGGTTGTATTCAGTGTCGCGTATATCGTTACTGTTGCAGCACTGTTACAGGTAATGGTAGCCTTGTCGTCCGAAGCCTGGGAAATGGTTACAAGCGGCGAGTTGCTGCTAAAAACAACGCGGTCTGTACAGCCGCCATCTTTTTTTATCTGATAGGTATTGGCTGTTCCGGTGCAAACGATAGACGGGCCGTTTATTCTGCCAAGCCGGCAGGTTCTGAGCTGTCCGCAAGTAATATCCCATGAAAAACCGCTGCCATCAAAGACCGGGAAATCTGCATTCGGGGCGATGTCATATTTAAATGTGCCGCCATTCAGCGATACCGGCTCTATGGGCACAGCCAGATCGGTAACGACCGTATTGTTTGCTACTGCATTGCAGGTGCCTATTGTTCCACCCGGAGAGGTTTGCATTAACATCGCCTGCTCTACTACATTACCGCCGCCCGGATAAGTGACATGTCTTCCTGCCATGACAAGCGCCCCGGCAGGTGTTACGGTGATGTCATCTACCGTTTCCTGACCAGCATTGGGATAGTGCCAGCTCCATTCGGGCTGTCCTGCGCTATTGAGCTTGTAGGCGTATAAATCGTTTTGAACATTGTTCATGAAGGTTTGCCCGGGGATAACGCCAATACGGGCGTAAGGATCAAAAAGTTTACTTCGGAACAACGATGCTAAAAAAGCCCCGCTTTGCGGATTGGTGATACGTTGCGCACTGATCAGCTGCCCTTCTTCATTAAGCCGGACAATAGCCTGTGCCGTTTGATTTGTTCCCCGGTAGTTTGTAGATGTGCTGCCACTCAACACCAGCTCTCCGTTTGCATATTCCATCCAGTCGAACGCAAATTCTGCCTGCCCCTGCGCGGAAGATGCTTTTAAAAATGACTTCGCCCACAATAAGGCGCCAGTTTGTTTGTCTAATTTCGCGAGGATATTTTCGGAGTAGCCAGTAGAAGACCAATTATTGTAACTGTAACCTGTTGTATAGAATCCGGACGGGGTTTCCACTACGCAACGTGCGTTAAGGTAGGAGTTCAATGTCATTCTCCGGCCCCATTGCTGTTCTCCTGTAGCATTCAGCTTCATGACAACGCCGGTACTTGAATGTACACTGGATAAAATGAAACCTCCATCACTGGTTTCCTGTATCTGTTCAATGATCGGCTGGTCTACATATACTACGTGTTCCCGCTGCCACACTTTATTGCCGTTACCATCGAAACAAAAGATATGTCGCATCGATGCCACAATAATAAGATTGCCCTTTGTAATAGTTGAAGCATTGAACCGGGTATCACTTTCGTAGGCGGCATCTTTCAGTCCTGCAAATTTTACCCACTTCATTTGCCCGGTGGCCGAAATGCGCATGACCATCCCATATACTTTATAATAACTATCACCAGCCAGGTTGGGCCTGATAGAGC
This window encodes:
- a CDS encoding carboxylesterase/lipase family protein; amino-acid sequence: MIQKQLAVFVCLLLMISSFAQGIPVQVKTAKGMLEGLKAEGVTSFKGVPFAAPPIGALRWKAPQPLPSWAGVRRAYQFAAKPMQTNVYGDMNSRSNGMSEDCLYLNIWMPQAPSKAALPVLVYFYGGGFIAGDASEPRYDGESMARRGIVTVTVNYRLGVFGFLAHPELSAEAPYHASGNYGLLDQAAALKWVYENIASFGGDPKRITIAGESAGSISVSAQMASPLSKDLLAGAIGESGSLLGAFPPVSLENGETTGKQFAQLVHAGSLQALREMNADTLLQAAARSGAYRFSSVVDGYFFPESPKDIYAKGNQASIPLLAGWNNEEMNYRMILGNEKPTITNYEKAVRRLYGSDAAAILEVYKAGTDEAVEQVATDLAGDRFISFSTWQWIDVHSKTGAHPVFRYYYTKARPAMTPQMAGATPGLAGGIQKTAKAKPAPASKGAVHSAEIEYAMGNLSTNKVYAWTEDDYKVSKTMQAYFEAFIKNGNPAAPTLPTWLPSTSKKPMVMYIDVDSRLKPAVQENRYELLRRLSEKK
- a CDS encoding T9SS type B sorting domain-containing protein, with the translated sequence MNFLQKALLTLLITGAGYIYGHRCMAQTPGPGASEWSDSCVNNSFTASIQNTSQYSFSGFRRIHQYVDGDYIAVGSIRPNLAGDSYYKVYGMVMRISATGQMKWVKFAGLKDAAYESDTRFNASTITKGNLIIVASMRHIFCFDGNGNKVWQREHVVYVDQPIIEQIQETSDGGFILSSVHSSTGVVMKLNATGEQQWGRRMTLNSYLNARCVVETPSGFYTTGYSYNNWSSTGYSENILAKLDKQTGALLWAKSFLKASSAQGQAEFAFDWMEYANGELVLSGSTSTNYRGTNQTAQAIVRLNEEGQLISAQRITNPQSGAFLASLFRSKLFDPYARIGVIPGQTFMNNVQNDLYAYKLNSAGQPEWSWHYPNAGQETVDDITVTPAGALVMAGRHVTYPGGGNVVEQAMLMQTSPGGTIGTCNAVANNTVVTDLAVPIEPVSLNGGTFKYDIAPNADFPVFDGSGFSWDITCGQLRTCRLGRINGPSIVCTGTANTYQIKKDGGCTDRVVFSSNSPLVTISQASDDKATITCNSAATVTIYATLNTTCGLLTDSLVIEATNLPAKVNLGADVALCPNNTIVLNAKKGYASYLWDNGSTDSLRSVTAPGKYSVTVKDGCGNISTDDIIVTTETNLGYTPATDRQKCNNDTLHLNAPNGFINYNWRTAGNSFSQSMQHVVVNPVIDTKYMLTAQKRPDCFIYDTIEVKVLYSPDIRLGNDTSLCEGTSLPLHAGASFRGYLWSTGATTPSITVNAAGRYSVLATYTNDCISRDTLIIEAILAKPVAGLGSDNTICTGASKVLKARDGYTSYLWSDGSTGTATTISSLGNYWVKVTDQHGCEATETRSINRWLPLPSGFLPKDTSMCSYGTIVIRPVTRFRQYAWSDASVAASLTVTTPGIYWLQATDEHECVGKDTVVVGLRKCIEGFYAPTAFTPNQDGRNDYFKPLVFGRIAKYALTIYNRWGQVVHQTSEYDGKGWNGLFKGEIQPPGAFVWLCRYQLEGQPLQEEKGTVLLMR